A single Salmo salar chromosome ssa19, Ssal_v3.1, whole genome shotgun sequence DNA region contains:
- the LOC106579328 gene encoding ETS translocation variant 4 isoform X3 — protein sequence MAAKRKYMDTELPPQESEDLFQDLSQLQETWLTEAQVPDSDEQFVPDFHTENSVAFHSPPVTIKKEPPSPGSDPSQSCSHKQIPNGEQCLYASAYEPKRAAGPNKSSCPQGTPMSPMQHHYSPKPAGSAGGRPDNTAYNMNSPAASQPLPNHNNYPMNPSSRYQAPSADMCPQGFPPQGQAFQRMHPAPAGGSGGGGGGGGPGGGGGYHRQHSDPCLPYLQQSFKQEYLDPLYERATHMAGPGHGSGHGPHPPHQHQQPHPHSHHHPHRFPPAHMMVKQEPTDYTYEPDVPRCPSMYHHNEGYPNPQHNNEGYLFENDSRVVPEKLEGEVKQEGGSVFREGAPYQRRGSLQLWQFLVALLDDPGNAHFIAWTGRGMEFKLIEPEEVARLWGMQKNRPAMNYDKLSRSLRYYYEKGIMQKVAGERYVYKFVCEPEALISLAFPDSHRPGLKAEFERYVNEEDTVPLSHMDEGATYPQEQAPPNMGAQPYSKGYMY from the exons CTCAAGTGCCTGACAGTGACGAGCAGTTTGTTCCTGATTTTCACACCGAAAACT CAGTGGCATTCCACAGCCCGCCAGTCACCATCAAGAAGGAACCACCGAGCCCTGGGTCCGACCCCAGCCAATCCTGTAGCCACAAGCAGATCCCCAATGGAGAGCAGTGCCTTTATGCCAG tgcctACGAGCCGAAGAGGGCTGCAGGACCCAATAAGAGCTCCTGCCCCCAAGGGACGCCCATGTCTCCCATGCAGCATCATTACTCCCCCAAGCCTGCCGGGAGCGCTGGTGGACGGCCTGATAACACGGCCTACAACATGAACTCCCCTGCCGCCTCTCAGCCGCTGCCCAACCACAACAACTACCCCATGAACCCCAG TTCCAGGTATCAGGCCCCCTCAGCAGACATGTGCCCCCAGGGGTTCCCCCCTCAAGGGCAGGCCTTCCAGCGCATGCACCCTGCCCCAGCCGGAGGCagtggtgggggaggaggaggtggaggaccaGGTGGAGGTGGTGGCTATCATCGGCAGCACTCAGACccctgtctaccctacctgcagcagAGCTTCAAGCAAGAGTACCTGGACCCTCTTTACGAGAGGGCCACCCACATGGCAGGACCCGGGCATGGATCAGGACATGGGCCTCACCCACCTCACCAACACCAACAACCCCACCCGCACTCTCACCACCATCCGCACAGGTTCCCTCCTGCCCACATGATGGTAAAGCAGGAGCCAACCGACTACACCTATGAGCCTG ATGTGCCTCGATGTCCTTCCATGTACCACCACAACGAGGGGTACCCCAACCCCCAGCACAACAATGAAG GCTATCTCTTTGAAAACGACTCCCGTGTCGTTCCTGAGAAATTAGAAG GTGAGGTGAAGCAGGAGGGTGGTAGCGTGTTCCGTGAGGGGGCCCCCTACCAGCGCCGGGGATCCCTTCAGCTCTGGCAGTTCCTGGTGGCCCTGCTGGACGACCCTGGCAACGCACACTTCATCGCCTGGACTGGCCGCGGCATGGAGTTCAAACTCATCGAACCCGAGGAG gtggCCAGGCTGTGGGGCATGCAGAAGAACCGTCCAGCCATGAACTACGACAAGCTCAGTCGCTCTCTGCGATATTACTACGAGAAGGGAATTATGCAGAAG GTGGCAGGGGAGCGCTACGTTTACAAGTTTGTGTGCGAGCCCGAGGCCCTCATCTCCCTGGCCTTCCCCGACAGTCATCGGCCCGGCCTGAAGGCCGAGTTTGAGCGCTACGTCAACGAGGAGGACACCGTGCCCCTGTCCCACATGGACGAGGGGGCCACCTACCCCCAAGAACAAGCCCCACCAAACATGGGCGCCCAACCCTACTCCAAAGGCTACATGTACTAA
- the LOC106579328 gene encoding ETS translocation variant 4 isoform X2, with translation MSCTCFSSTVELLLDCLSSLNEVEQIESPSLTHHPTGFSIDHTFTFRAFNVWANILGMKISAFQYHLNVYTVAFHSPPVTIKKEPPSPGSDPSQSCSHKQIPNGEQCLYASAYEPKRAAGPNKSSCPQGTPMSPMQHHYSPKPAGSAGGRPDNTAYNMNSPAASQPLPNHNNYPMNPSSRYQAPSADMCPQGFPPQGQAFQRMHPAPAGGSGGGGGGGGPGGGGGYHRQHSDPCLPYLQQSFKQEYLDPLYERATHMAGPGHGSGHGPHPPHQHQQPHPHSHHHPHRFPPAHMMVKQEPTDYTYEPDVPRCPSMYHHNEGYPNPQHNNEGYLFENDSRVVPEKLEGEVKQEGGSVFREGAPYQRRGSLQLWQFLVALLDDPGNAHFIAWTGRGMEFKLIEPEEVARLWGMQKNRPAMNYDKLSRSLRYYYEKGIMQKVAGERYVYKFVCEPEALISLAFPDSHRPGLKAEFERYVNEEDTVPLSHMDEGATYPQEQAPPNMGAQPYSKGYMY, from the exons ATGTCCTGCACATGTTTCAGTTCGACAGTGGAATTGCTTCTGGATTGTCTTTCCAGTCTCAATGAGGTGGAACAGATTGAATCGCCGTCGTTGACTCACCATCCCACCGGATTTTCCATTGACCACACTTTTACATTCAGAGCTTTCAATGTGTGGGCCAACATACTTGGAATGAAAATTTCAGCATTTCAATACCACCTAAATGTTTACA CAGTGGCATTCCACAGCCCGCCAGTCACCATCAAGAAGGAACCACCGAGCCCTGGGTCCGACCCCAGCCAATCCTGTAGCCACAAGCAGATCCCCAATGGAGAGCAGTGCCTTTATGCCAG tgcctACGAGCCGAAGAGGGCTGCAGGACCCAATAAGAGCTCCTGCCCCCAAGGGACGCCCATGTCTCCCATGCAGCATCATTACTCCCCCAAGCCTGCCGGGAGCGCTGGTGGACGGCCTGATAACACGGCCTACAACATGAACTCCCCTGCCGCCTCTCAGCCGCTGCCCAACCACAACAACTACCCCATGAACCCCAG TTCCAGGTATCAGGCCCCCTCAGCAGACATGTGCCCCCAGGGGTTCCCCCCTCAAGGGCAGGCCTTCCAGCGCATGCACCCTGCCCCAGCCGGAGGCagtggtgggggaggaggaggtggaggaccaGGTGGAGGTGGTGGCTATCATCGGCAGCACTCAGACccctgtctaccctacctgcagcagAGCTTCAAGCAAGAGTACCTGGACCCTCTTTACGAGAGGGCCACCCACATGGCAGGACCCGGGCATGGATCAGGACATGGGCCTCACCCACCTCACCAACACCAACAACCCCACCCGCACTCTCACCACCATCCGCACAGGTTCCCTCCTGCCCACATGATGGTAAAGCAGGAGCCAACCGACTACACCTATGAGCCTG ATGTGCCTCGATGTCCTTCCATGTACCACCACAACGAGGGGTACCCCAACCCCCAGCACAACAATGAAG GCTATCTCTTTGAAAACGACTCCCGTGTCGTTCCTGAGAAATTAGAAG GTGAGGTGAAGCAGGAGGGTGGTAGCGTGTTCCGTGAGGGGGCCCCCTACCAGCGCCGGGGATCCCTTCAGCTCTGGCAGTTCCTGGTGGCCCTGCTGGACGACCCTGGCAACGCACACTTCATCGCCTGGACTGGCCGCGGCATGGAGTTCAAACTCATCGAACCCGAGGAG gtggCCAGGCTGTGGGGCATGCAGAAGAACCGTCCAGCCATGAACTACGACAAGCTCAGTCGCTCTCTGCGATATTACTACGAGAAGGGAATTATGCAGAAG GTGGCAGGGGAGCGCTACGTTTACAAGTTTGTGTGCGAGCCCGAGGCCCTCATCTCCCTGGCCTTCCCCGACAGTCATCGGCCCGGCCTGAAGGCCGAGTTTGAGCGCTACGTCAACGAGGAGGACACCGTGCCCCTGTCCCACATGGACGAGGGGGCCACCTACCCCCAAGAACAAGCCCCACCAAACATGGGCGCCCAACCCTACTCCAAAGGCTACATGTACTAA